A genomic stretch from Sinorhizobium terangae includes:
- a CDS encoding ABC transporter permease has translation MSGLFAALFSVFAWIGSIIDPLCGPVGVFRWFGSGTLLACGDAGWGDEIAYGFLVTASLAVATLPVGLVTGFFIALAKQSNERQLRLAANIYTTIFRGLPELLTLFIVYYGLQILVQQFLATIGYEGPVEINAFVAGMIALGFVFSAYCSEVLLSAFKAIPHGQYEAGDALGFHRGKTMRLIILPQLVRIALPGLGNLWMALLKDTALVSVVGLPDILRQTGVAARVTKHAFEFFSVACILFLILAMISSVVFSALERWTKRAEMTR, from the coding sequence ATGAGCGGACTGTTCGCCGCCCTTTTCTCCGTTTTCGCCTGGATCGGGTCGATCATCGATCCGCTCTGCGGTCCGGTCGGAGTGTTTCGTTGGTTCGGTTCAGGCACGCTTCTGGCGTGTGGCGACGCCGGGTGGGGCGATGAGATCGCCTATGGATTCCTGGTGACGGCTAGCCTCGCGGTTGCCACCCTGCCCGTGGGGCTGGTGACCGGATTCTTCATCGCGCTCGCCAAGCAATCGAACGAAAGGCAGCTGCGCCTTGCGGCCAATATCTATACGACGATCTTTCGCGGCCTGCCCGAGCTCTTGACGCTCTTCATCGTTTACTACGGCCTGCAGATCCTGGTGCAGCAGTTCCTCGCCACCATCGGCTACGAGGGGCCGGTGGAGATCAACGCTTTCGTTGCAGGCATGATTGCGCTCGGGTTCGTATTCTCCGCCTATTGCTCGGAAGTGCTGCTCTCGGCCTTCAAGGCGATCCCGCACGGACAGTATGAGGCCGGCGACGCGCTCGGCTTCCATCGCGGCAAAACGATGCGGCTGATCATCCTCCCGCAGCTCGTGCGCATCGCGCTTCCAGGCCTCGGCAATCTCTGGATGGCACTCCTCAAGGATACCGCCCTCGTCTCGGTCGTCGGCCTGCCCGACATCCTCCGCCAGACGGGCGTCGCCGCTCGTGTCACCAAGCATGCGTTCGAGTTCTTCAGCGTGGCCTGCATTCTCTTCCTGATCCTGGCGATGATTTCATCCGTTGTCTTCTCGGCGCTCGAGCGCTGGACCAAACGCGCGGAGATGACCCGATGA
- a CDS encoding ABC transporter permease, with amino-acid sequence MSIAETMIPPQAPPPAPPRPYTLSRFIGSVTLGVWLALAVGIFLTVVNGWDPEKFSRYGPSFVSGLGVTLLLVISSIVMGAILSLPVAIGRMSKNRIWSWLSYAYVYFFRGTPLITQLFLVYYGLGSFRPQLEAMGLWWFFRDAWNCALFTFTLNTAAYQAEILRGAIQSVPRGQHEGAAALGLSQRVAFFKIILPQAMIVALRPYGNEIILMIKGSAIVAIVTVFDLMGETRRAFSRTFDYQMYVWAAILYLMMVELLRNVWALLEARLTRHLKR; translated from the coding sequence ATGAGCATCGCAGAGACTATGATTCCGCCCCAGGCACCGCCACCGGCCCCGCCGCGGCCCTACACGCTGTCGCGCTTCATCGGCAGCGTCACGCTCGGCGTCTGGCTCGCACTCGCTGTCGGCATCTTCCTCACCGTCGTCAACGGCTGGGACCCCGAAAAATTCTCGAGATACGGGCCGAGTTTCGTGTCCGGTCTCGGCGTTACGCTCCTGCTTGTGATCTCGTCGATCGTCATGGGCGCCATTCTCTCGCTGCCTGTAGCGATTGGGCGCATGTCGAAGAACAGGATCTGGTCTTGGCTTTCCTATGCCTATGTCTATTTCTTCCGCGGCACGCCGCTGATCACCCAGCTCTTTCTCGTCTATTACGGCCTCGGCAGCTTCCGCCCGCAGCTCGAAGCGATGGGGCTCTGGTGGTTTTTCCGGGACGCCTGGAACTGCGCGCTTTTCACCTTCACGCTGAATACCGCCGCCTACCAGGCCGAAATCCTGCGCGGCGCCATCCAGAGCGTGCCGCGCGGCCAACACGAAGGCGCCGCGGCACTCGGGCTGTCACAGCGCGTCGCTTTCTTCAAGATCATCCTGCCTCAGGCGATGATCGTCGCGCTCCGCCCCTATGGCAACGAGATCATCCTGATGATCAAGGGCTCGGCGATTGTGGCGATCGTGACCGTCTTCGACCTGATGGGCGAGACGCGCCGCGCCTTCTCCCGCACCTTCGACTACCAGATGTATGTCTGGGCCGCGATTCTCTACCTGATGATGGTCGAATTGCTGCGCAACGTCTGGGCCTTGCTGGAGGCGCGGCTGACGCGGCATCTGAAGCGATAG
- a CDS encoding usg protein — MTSEMELQLKGYGLTTAQILYRMPDHPTFLQTYIWQHYDIAPDFPEMRHFLKFWQEELDGPLHSVRYVHRKLISASEWRSLKGEFILH, encoded by the coding sequence ATGACGAGTGAGATGGAACTGCAGCTCAAGGGTTACGGCCTGACGACGGCCCAAATTCTCTACCGGATGCCCGACCATCCGACTTTCCTCCAGACCTATATCTGGCAACACTACGACATCGCGCCGGATTTTCCGGAGATGCGCCACTTCCTCAAGTTCTGGCAGGAGGAATTGGACGGCCCGCTGCATTCGGTTCGTTATGTGCATCGCAAGCTGATATCGGCCAGCGAATGGCGGTCGCTCAAGGGAGAGTTCATTCTTCATTGA
- a CDS encoding DUF2270 domain-containing protein, with translation MPAELSPLTLETELRETESPERQGPPLPQTTQETINTIVHYYRGELGRMAGWRDRIDRTSNWAITVVAAMLSVSLSTPSSHHGVLLFAMLLITLLLLIEARRYRFFDVYRARVRQLERGYFAQILSPEGQPSLKWSASIAMSLRKPAFLMSYREAVCRRLQRNYCWMYLILLLAWALKISSPKISANGEPFGHVRSWTDFTERAELGPVPGWAVMIGVALFYVLVLYASLHKEEHEGELAHGEVHV, from the coding sequence ATGCCTGCTGAACTCAGCCCGCTGACATTGGAAACGGAGTTGCGGGAAACGGAATCGCCGGAGCGGCAGGGGCCGCCGCTGCCGCAGACGACGCAAGAGACGATCAACACGATCGTCCATTATTATCGCGGCGAGCTGGGCCGAATGGCGGGATGGCGGGACCGCATCGACCGCACGTCGAACTGGGCGATCACCGTTGTTGCGGCGATGCTCTCCGTATCGCTCTCGACGCCGTCCTCGCATCATGGCGTTTTGCTGTTCGCGATGCTTCTGATCACCTTGCTGCTGCTGATCGAGGCAAGACGTTATCGCTTCTTCGATGTCTACCGCGCTCGCGTGCGCCAACTCGAGCGCGGATATTTCGCTCAGATTCTTTCGCCGGAGGGACAGCCAAGCCTCAAGTGGTCCGCATCGATCGCAATGAGCCTGCGGAAGCCGGCCTTCCTGATGAGCTACCGCGAGGCGGTCTGTCGGAGACTTCAGCGCAACTACTGCTGGATGTATCTGATCCTGCTTTTGGCCTGGGCACTGAAAATCTCGTCACCGAAGATTTCCGCCAATGGCGAACCTTTCGGCCACGTCCGTTCCTGGACCGACTTCACTGAAAGGGCCGAGCTTGGGCCCGTACCGGGGTGGGCGGTGATGATCGGCGTCGCGCTCTTCTACGTTCTTGTCCTCTACGCGTCGCTGCACAAGGAAGAGCATGAGGGCGAGCTCGCCCACGGCGAGGTGCACGTCTAA
- a CDS encoding class I SAM-dependent DNA methyltransferase — protein MTQQNKKIDEEALAEAYNRALSFEKSGNLDAAATAYAEVLTLDPEDHGGAAVRLASMGRGETPLKAPDAYVATLFDQHADVFENVLVDQLDYCVPLLVRQRLQALGLGPFQRVLDLGCGTGLTGGALRDMADDITGIDLSENMVEIAHEKDVYETLYVAEAVDFLDDNDEAPFDLIVATDVLPYMGALEALFFGAVDNLVPGGLLIFSSETLPAETFAGRDYMVGPHQRFAHSEAYLRDRLTATGFEIIEIGDITVRMEEGEPIAGQLVVARFKL, from the coding sequence ATGACGCAGCAGAACAAGAAGATCGACGAAGAAGCCTTGGCGGAGGCGTACAACCGCGCGCTTTCGTTTGAAAAATCCGGCAATCTCGACGCAGCCGCGACGGCTTACGCGGAAGTCCTGACGCTCGACCCGGAGGATCACGGCGGCGCCGCCGTTCGCCTCGCCTCGATGGGACGCGGCGAAACGCCGTTGAAGGCGCCCGACGCCTATGTCGCGACGCTCTTCGACCAGCATGCCGATGTTTTCGAGAACGTCCTCGTCGACCAGCTCGACTATTGCGTCCCGCTGCTGGTTCGCCAGCGCCTGCAGGCGTTGGGACTCGGCCCCTTCCAGCGTGTTCTTGATCTCGGCTGCGGCACGGGTCTGACAGGCGGCGCGCTGCGCGACATGGCGGACGATATAACCGGCATCGACCTCTCCGAAAACATGGTCGAGATCGCGCACGAAAAGGATGTCTACGAGACGCTCTATGTCGCCGAAGCGGTCGATTTCCTGGACGACAACGACGAGGCCCCCTTCGACCTGATCGTCGCGACCGACGTGCTGCCCTATATGGGCGCTCTCGAAGCGCTGTTCTTTGGTGCGGTCGACAATCTCGTTCCGGGAGGCCTGCTGATCTTCTCCAGCGAAACTCTTCCGGCGGAAACCTTTGCCGGCCGCGATTACATGGTCGGCCCGCATCAGCGTTTTGCCCATTCGGAAGCCTACCTGCGCGATCGCCTGACGGCGACCGGTTTCGAAATCATCGAGATCGGCGATATCACCGTACGCATGGAGGAAGGCGAGCCGATCGCCGGGCAGTTGGTGGTCGCCCGCTTCAAGCTCTGA
- a CDS encoding NAD(P)-dependent oxidoreductase, which yields MAKVAFIGLGVMGYPMAGHLKVRGGHELTVYNRTAEKAQKWAAEFGGRAAATPAEAADGQDLVFACVGNDDDLRSVTTGKDGAFEALKPGAVFIDNTTASAEVARELYGAARAKNAHFIDAPVSGGQAGAENGVLTVMCGGDQDVFDRARPVIDAYARMVGLMGPAGAGQLTKMINQICIAGLVQGLAEGIHFGKKAGLDIEKVIDVISKGAAGSWQMENRHKTMNAGKYDFGFAVDWMRKDLDIVLAEARRNGAKLPVTALVDQFYADIQALGGNRWDTSSLLARLEK from the coding sequence ATGGCTAAAGTCGCATTCATCGGTCTCGGCGTCATGGGTTACCCCATGGCCGGTCACCTCAAGGTTCGCGGCGGACACGAACTGACCGTCTATAACCGCACCGCAGAGAAGGCGCAGAAGTGGGCGGCCGAGTTCGGTGGCCGCGCGGCTGCGACCCCAGCAGAGGCAGCGGACGGCCAGGATCTCGTCTTCGCCTGTGTCGGCAATGACGATGACCTTCGCTCCGTGACCACCGGCAAGGATGGCGCCTTTGAAGCTCTCAAGCCGGGCGCTGTGTTCATCGACAACACCACGGCCTCGGCCGAGGTCGCCCGCGAACTCTACGGCGCCGCCCGCGCGAAGAACGCGCATTTCATCGACGCGCCGGTTTCCGGCGGGCAGGCTGGCGCAGAGAATGGTGTGCTGACTGTGATGTGCGGCGGCGACCAGGATGTCTTCGACAGAGCCAGGCCGGTGATCGACGCCTATGCCCGCATGGTTGGTCTGATGGGCCCCGCAGGCGCCGGCCAGCTTACCAAGATGATCAACCAGATCTGCATCGCCGGCCTCGTGCAGGGGCTCGCCGAAGGCATTCATTTCGGCAAGAAGGCGGGGCTGGACATCGAGAAGGTGATCGATGTCATATCAAAGGGTGCCGCCGGATCCTGGCAGATGGAGAACCGCCACAAGACGATGAATGCCGGCAAATACGATTTCGGCTTTGCCGTCGACTGGATGCGCAAGGATCTCGATATCGTGCTGGCCGAGGCCCGCCGCAACGGCGCCAAGCTCCCGGTCACCGCTCTGGTCGATCAGTTCTATGCCGATATCCAGGCGCTCGGCGGCAATCGCTGGGATACTTCGTCGCTGCTTGCCCGTCTCGAAAAATGA
- a CDS encoding DNA alkylation repair protein, with protein sequence MTLSPASTVGEVIEHMRALGWKENVAGMARFGIVTQTALGLSNVELRRIARQVKVDHARAMALWQSNIREARLLAAFSASPSELTLDEAREWAGDCNSWELADTVADLFVAARFERTLIPEFAADEREFVRRIAFAMIATAAVHLKKEPDSLLVAWLPLIEAHAADERNFVKKAVNWALRQIGKRSAACYGPALALAQKLADSDRRSARWIGKDALRELQSDPVRIRLGIQA encoded by the coding sequence ATGACGCTTTCGCCCGCGTCCACAGTCGGCGAAGTCATCGAACACATGCGGGCGCTCGGCTGGAAGGAAAACGTGGCTGGCATGGCGCGGTTCGGCATTGTCACGCAAACCGCGCTTGGCCTCTCCAACGTCGAGCTGCGTCGCATTGCCCGGCAAGTGAAAGTCGACCACGCCCGGGCGATGGCGCTTTGGCAATCAAACATCCGCGAAGCCCGCTTGCTCGCGGCCTTCAGCGCCTCCCCGAGCGAGCTCACATTGGACGAGGCGCGGGAATGGGCCGGCGACTGCAATTCCTGGGAGCTCGCCGATACGGTCGCCGACCTCTTTGTCGCCGCTCGTTTCGAGCGGACGCTCATTCCGGAATTTGCCGCCGATGAACGGGAGTTCGTCCGCCGCATCGCCTTCGCGATGATCGCGACCGCGGCTGTCCACCTGAAGAAGGAGCCGGATTCGCTCCTCGTTGCCTGGCTGCCGCTTATCGAAGCGCATGCCGCCGATGAACGCAATTTCGTGAAGAAGGCGGTCAATTGGGCGCTGCGCCAGATCGGCAAACGCAGCGCCGCTTGCTACGGACCTGCGCTCGCACTGGCGCAAAAGCTCGCCGACAGCGACCGTCGTTCGGCAAGGTGGATCGGAAAGGATGCGTTGCGCGAGCTTCAAAGCGATCCCGTGCGTATCCGGCTTGGCATCCAAGCCTGA
- a CDS encoding Lrp/AsnC family transcriptional regulator, with translation MDRLDRKILRLLQEDSTLAVADLAKKVGLSTTPCWRRIQKMEEDGVIRRRVALLDPVKINTKVTVFVSIRTNSHSMEWLRRFSEVVADFPEVVEFYRMSGDVDYLLRVVVPDIGAYDAFYKRLIAKIEIRDVSSAFAMEQIKYTTELPLDYMVIDQAKSSEE, from the coding sequence ATGGATCGCCTAGACCGCAAGATCCTGCGGCTTCTGCAGGAAGACTCGACTTTGGCCGTCGCCGACCTCGCCAAGAAGGTCGGTCTTTCGACCACGCCTTGCTGGCGGCGTATCCAGAAAATGGAAGAGGATGGTGTGATCCGCCGCCGGGTCGCTCTGCTCGATCCGGTGAAGATCAATACCAAGGTGACGGTGTTCGTTTCGATCCGCACCAACTCGCACTCGATGGAGTGGCTGCGCCGCTTCTCCGAAGTGGTCGCCGACTTTCCGGAAGTGGTCGAATTCTACCGCATGAGCGGTGACGTGGATTACCTGCTTCGGGTCGTCGTGCCCGACATCGGTGCCTATGACGCCTTCTACAAGCGGTTGATCGCCAAGATCGAGATCCGCGACGTGTCCTCTGCCTTTGCCATGGAGCAGATCAAGTACACGACCGAATTGCCGCTCGATTACATGGTGATCGACCAGGCGAAGTCGAGCGAGGAATAG
- a CDS encoding uracil-DNA glycosylase family protein produces the protein MADSSAHHLDVLRAAIAACRICRDSPVRGEEHRLPHEPRPVAVISDSARILIAGQAPGLRVHESGLPFNDASGDRLRQWLAVDRPTFYDPSKFAIVPMGFCFPGYDRHGSDLPPRRECAPHWRQRVMDAMPQIELVLAIGHYAQRWHLGPDCPASMTETVKNWQRYVMRNAGPAVLPLPHPSWRNTAWLRKNPWFETDLLPFLRGRVARLIS, from the coding sequence ATGGCGGATAGCAGCGCGCATCATCTGGACGTATTGCGGGCAGCCATTGCCGCATGCCGCATCTGTCGCGACAGTCCAGTGCGCGGTGAGGAACATCGGCTGCCGCACGAGCCGCGGCCCGTGGCGGTCATTTCGGATTCGGCGCGCATATTGATCGCGGGCCAGGCGCCAGGACTGCGCGTGCATGAGAGCGGACTGCCCTTCAACGACGCATCGGGCGATCGGCTGCGCCAATGGCTTGCCGTCGACCGTCCAACATTCTACGACCCGAGTAAATTTGCGATCGTCCCCATGGGGTTCTGCTTCCCAGGCTACGACCGCCACGGCAGCGACCTCCCGCCGCGGCGGGAGTGCGCGCCGCATTGGCGGCAACGGGTGATGGATGCCATGCCCCAGATCGAGCTCGTGCTCGCCATCGGCCACTACGCGCAGCGTTGGCATCTCGGGCCGGATTGTCCAGCGTCGATGACCGAGACCGTCAAAAACTGGCAACGATACGTCATGCGCAACGCCGGCCCGGCCGTCTTGCCGCTACCCCACCCAAGCTGGCGCAACACCGCCTGGCTACGGAAAAATCCCTGGTTCGAAACGGACCTGCTGCCGTTTCTGCGTGGCCGGGTCGCTCGGTTGATTTCGTGA
- a CDS encoding thermonuclease family protein, protein MRPGKRNFRIVNGAGPRSPAPRRRFGFGRSPAVAPRRGPEGRGGMIGGWVFLILLSIGAYIAAKLPPPERTVTGELQGAATASDGDSLRLNGRRIRLEGIDAPEIGQTCRRGETTWDCGGEARERLTTLIRGHATACRLHGHDRYGRDLGVCEAGQRDLGREMVISGYAVSYGRYQSEEDAAREERVGIWSGDFVRPQAWRRSNGGAEEMPHEMDNWSGLILQWLEDQIRVMFRRFLDGG, encoded by the coding sequence TTGAGGCCGGGAAAGCGGAACTTCCGGATCGTCAATGGCGCAGGACCGAGGTCTCCTGCGCCGAGGCGGCGGTTCGGATTTGGCCGTTCGCCGGCCGTTGCGCCGCGGAGAGGCCCCGAGGGGCGCGGCGGAATGATCGGCGGCTGGGTTTTCCTTATCCTGCTCAGCATCGGCGCCTATATCGCCGCGAAGCTGCCGCCGCCGGAAAGGACGGTGACCGGCGAACTGCAGGGCGCAGCCACTGCAAGCGATGGCGACAGCCTGAGGCTCAACGGGCGGCGCATCCGGCTCGAAGGCATCGACGCGCCCGAAATCGGCCAAACCTGCCGGCGCGGCGAAACGACTTGGGATTGCGGTGGCGAAGCGCGCGAGCGCCTGACGACACTAATCAGAGGGCACGCTACCGCATGCCGCCTGCATGGCCACGACCGCTATGGCCGCGACCTCGGCGTCTGCGAGGCTGGTCAGCGCGATCTCGGCCGCGAGATGGTCATCTCCGGCTATGCGGTCAGTTATGGCCGCTACCAGAGCGAGGAAGATGCGGCGCGCGAGGAACGCGTCGGCATCTGGAGCGGTGATTTCGTTCGGCCGCAAGCATGGCGCCGGTCGAATGGTGGCGCGGAGGAAATGCCGCATGAAATGGACAATTGGTCAGGGCTCATTCTTCAATGGCTGGAGGACCAGATCCGGGTGATGTTCAGGAGGTTCCTAGATGGCGGATAG
- a CDS encoding sensor histidine kinase has translation MSIVASTSTDKIIVDKSRSHRNKAVSKTVRATRERLQTGSSAPTGFEREMLLLHIDSVLHGAIALPFLIALIAATGVYLSGEPDILAWALATLSAHAVIIFLARKAKREDIGADKVAVWRRRFLVGQALMGLCWAIFATQDCAACGDIRFGFFEGTVLLVALAATAMGTFLLRNALLYTFLPVVAALAFSSATRGDPVHIGLTGILSLSLVFLVFMTGRMNRANVHILSVQSEKDDLIAELEVAKSMSDEARRRAEEANLAKSRFLASMSHELRTPLNAILGFSEVMSTEVLGPLSNPTYKEYTSDIHRSGEHLLNLINEILDLSRIEAGKYDLNEEAVNLVEIAEDCIGMVQLRARSKNITIGEQFEQDMPAVWIDEKAIRQVTLNLLSNAVKFTPSGGEITVKVGWTAGGGQYLSIKDNGPGIPEEEIPIVLSAFGQGSIAIKSAEQGTGLGLPIVQAILAKHNGQFILRSKLREGTEAIAILPPRRVLESLPPVEDVRALEPRRKSFA, from the coding sequence ATGAGCATCGTCGCCAGCACATCGACAGATAAGATCATCGTCGACAAGTCGCGCAGTCATCGAAACAAGGCCGTTTCGAAGACCGTGCGGGCGACACGCGAGCGGCTGCAGACCGGCTCGTCCGCCCCGACCGGTTTCGAGCGGGAAATGCTTCTCCTGCATATCGATTCTGTCCTACATGGGGCGATTGCCCTGCCCTTCCTCATCGCACTCATTGCGGCCACGGGCGTCTACCTTTCCGGCGAACCGGACATTCTTGCCTGGGCGTTGGCAACGCTCTCCGCCCATGCCGTGATCATATTCCTCGCCCGCAAGGCGAAGCGCGAAGACATCGGCGCTGACAAAGTCGCCGTCTGGCGCCGTCGCTTTCTCGTCGGCCAGGCGTTGATGGGGCTCTGCTGGGCCATCTTCGCCACGCAGGACTGCGCCGCCTGCGGCGATATCCGCTTTGGCTTTTTCGAAGGCACTGTGCTGCTGGTTGCACTCGCCGCAACCGCCATGGGCACCTTCCTGTTGCGCAACGCCCTGCTCTACACGTTTCTGCCGGTCGTTGCCGCGCTCGCCTTCTCGTCGGCGACCAGAGGCGATCCTGTCCACATCGGCCTCACCGGAATCCTCTCGCTGTCACTCGTCTTCCTCGTCTTCATGACCGGACGGATGAATCGCGCCAACGTTCATATCCTTTCCGTCCAATCCGAAAAAGACGACCTCATAGCAGAGCTCGAAGTGGCGAAATCCATGTCCGACGAGGCCCGTCGCCGCGCCGAGGAAGCCAATCTCGCGAAATCCCGCTTTCTCGCCTCGATGTCGCATGAGTTGCGCACGCCGCTCAATGCCATTCTCGGCTTTTCCGAGGTCATGTCGACCGAAGTGCTCGGGCCGCTCAGCAACCCGACCTATAAGGAATATACGTCCGACATCCACCGCTCCGGCGAGCACCTGCTCAACCTCATCAACGAGATCCTCGACCTCTCGCGTATCGAGGCGGGCAAGTACGATCTCAACGAGGAAGCAGTCAATCTCGTCGAGATCGCCGAGGATTGCATCGGCATGGTGCAGCTTCGCGCCCGCTCGAAAAACATCACGATTGGTGAGCAGTTCGAACAGGACATGCCTGCCGTCTGGATCGACGAGAAGGCAATACGCCAGGTAACGCTCAATCTGCTTTCGAATGCAGTCAAGTTCACGCCCTCGGGCGGCGAGATCACCGTCAAGGTGGGCTGGACCGCGGGTGGCGGACAATATCTGTCGATCAAGGACAATGGACCGGGCATTCCCGAGGAGGAAATCCCGATCGTGCTTTCCGCCTTTGGTCAGGGCTCGATCGCGATCAAGAGCGCCGAACAGGGTACCGGGCTCGGCCTGCCGATCGTCCAGGCGATCCTCGCCAAACATAATGGCCAGTTTATCCTGCGCTCCAAGCTTCGCGAAGGCACCGAAGCCATTGCCATCCTGCCGCCCCGCCGCGTGCTCGAGAGCCTCCCGCCGGTCGAGGATGTCCGTGCGCTGGAACCGCGCCGCAAGAGCTTCGCGTAA
- a CDS encoding diacylglycerol kinase, with the protein MDANNTTPRNGRSGAVDKHTGIRHLFAAASYSLGGAKRLIGEAAFRHELIAFAIAMVAFFIAGATLFQYVAMTILFLLMMAFEAINTAIEEIVDRVSPEISEMGRNAKDLGSFACLCLILANAAYAFYVVFLARFLS; encoded by the coding sequence ATGGACGCCAACAACACCACCCCGCGCAACGGCCGCTCCGGAGCTGTCGACAAGCACACCGGCATCCGGCACCTCTTTGCCGCGGCGAGCTATTCGCTCGGCGGGGCGAAGCGGTTAATCGGGGAGGCGGCGTTCAGGCACGAGCTCATCGCCTTTGCCATCGCCATGGTGGCCTTCTTCATCGCCGGCGCGACGCTGTTTCAATATGTCGCGATGACGATCCTGTTCCTGCTGATGATGGCTTTCGAGGCGATCAACACGGCGATCGAGGAGATCGTCGATCGCGTCTCCCCGGAAATCTCGGAAATGGGCAGGAACGCGAAGGATCTCGGGTCCTTTGCCTGCCTCTGCCTCATCCTTGCCAATGCGGCCTATGCCTTTTACGTGGTGTTCCTAGCGCGTTTCCTGAGCTGA
- the cobT gene encoding nicotinate-nucleotide--dimethylbenzimidazole phosphoribosyltransferase, which produces MSASGLPFDDFRELLRNLPGPDSAALVAARERDAQLTKPPGALGRLEEIAFWLAAWTGRPPAVTRPLVAVFAGNHGVTRQGVTPYPPSVTQQMVENFAAGGAAINQICVSHDLGLKVFDLALDYPTGDITEEAALSERDCAATMAFGMEAVAGGTDLLCIGEMGIGNTTIAAAINLGLYGGTAEEWVGPGTGSEGEVLKRKIAAVEKAVALHRDHLSDPLELMRRLGGREIAAMAGAILAARMQKVPVIIDGYVATAAAAILKAANPSALDHCLIGHVSGEPGHMRAIEKLGKTPLLALGMRLGEGTGAALAAGIVKAAAACHSGMATFAQAGVSNKE; this is translated from the coding sequence ATGAGTGCCAGCGGCCTTCCGTTCGATGATTTCCGCGAATTGTTGCGCAACCTTCCGGGACCGGATTCGGCGGCGCTCGTGGCGGCGCGTGAACGGGATGCGCAATTGACGAAGCCGCCGGGCGCGCTTGGACGCCTTGAGGAAATCGCCTTCTGGCTTGCCGCCTGGACCGGTCGCCCGCCTGCCGTCACCCGGCCTCTGGTCGCGGTCTTTGCCGGCAACCACGGCGTGACACGCCAGGGCGTAACGCCCTATCCGCCTTCGGTAACACAGCAGATGGTGGAGAATTTCGCTGCCGGCGGCGCGGCGATCAACCAGATCTGCGTCAGCCATGATCTCGGCCTCAAAGTGTTCGACCTTGCACTCGACTATCCGACCGGGGACATTACCGAAGAGGCTGCGCTTTCCGAGCGCGATTGCGCGGCGACGATGGCCTTCGGCATGGAAGCTGTCGCAGGCGGAACGGATCTCCTCTGCATCGGCGAGATGGGGATCGGCAACACGACGATTGCGGCCGCGATCAACCTCGGTCTCTACGGCGGCACGGCGGAAGAATGGGTCGGGCCGGGAACGGGCTCGGAAGGTGAGGTGCTGAAGCGCAAGATCGCCGCGGTCGAGAAGGCCGTGGCGCTCCATCGCGACCACCTCTCCGATCCGCTCGAGCTGATGCGCCGGCTCGGCGGCCGCGAGATCGCGGCGATGGCTGGCGCGATCCTGGCCGCGCGCATGCAGAAGGTTCCGGTGATTATCGACGGTTACGTCGCGACCGCCGCGGCGGCGATCCTCAAGGCCGCGAACCCGTCGGCGCTCGACCACTGCCTGATTGGCCATGTTTCCGGAGAGCCGGGACATATGCGCGCGATCGAGAAGCTCGGCAAGACGCCGCTTCTGGCGCTTGGCATGCGGCTCGGCGAAGGCACAGGTGCCGCGCTCGCCGCGGGCATAGTCAAGGCCGCCGCCGCCTGCCATAGCGGTATGGCGACCTTCGCCCAGGCCGGTGTCAGCAACAAAGAGTAA